The segment aaaagctaaaaaaaaagggggttttGGCTAAACTAGATTGACTAGATTGTAGAgttcataaataataatcttattgcttaaatgttacatttcatTAACTAATACTAGACTAAATTACTTAAAGGTTcctttgactaaaactagactgaAATGCCCAGACTTTTAGTCGACTTaaacttgactaaacaaaaataggataagattgactaaatacaataaaaactaacagggaCATTAATCCTGGGACTAAGATTAAAATAGCCAAACATTttgaaaatagctgacaaaattaacactaattaaGAAAAGTAACATAATATTACTAGTTACTAACATCGGACAGTGTGTTCACATTGGTAACAGTGTGCTGACTAACTAGTTAGTGTGCACAGTTTATGGCTTAACTTTTTTAACAGCCAAGATGTTATGTCATAACTATGTTACATGAGATAACAGTTTGGTTTGTGAAATAACTGCCCAATACCCTAAGATTTTTCAACAACTACAGCCTGTGCACTAACTAAACATTTgtgtataaaattaagtaaaatgtgcaataattaatacactcaacaaaaatataaacgcaacacctttgtttctgctccgatttttcatgaaatggacttaaagatctaaaattcactccagatacacaatattaccatttctctcaaacattgttcaccaatcagtctaaatgtgtgatagtgagcacttctgctttgctgagataatccatcccacctcacaggtgtgccacatcaagatgctgatctgacatcatgagtagtgcacaggtgtaccttatactgcccacaataaaaggccaccctggaatgtgcagttttttgctttattgggggtctgaggactcagaaccggtcagtatctggtgtgaccaccatttgcctcatgcagtgcaacacatcttcttcgcatagagtttatcagattgtcaattgtggcctgtggatgttggtccactcctcttcaatggctgtgcgaagttgttggtgatattagtgggaactggtacacgctgtcgtatacgccggtcaagcacatcccaaacatgctcaacgggtgacatgtccggtgagtatgctggccatgcaagaactgggacattttcagccctgaacatttgcccactcaagtctgttacggcggcgagctcaggtcaagaccccgatgaggacgacgagcatgcagttgagcttccctaagacggtttctgacagttggtgcagaaattgtttggttatgcaaaccaattgtttcagcagctgtctgagtggctggtctcagacgatcttggaggtgaacctgctggatgtggaggtcctgtgCTGGTGTGGTTACATGTGTTCTGCGGTtttgaggccggttggatgtactgccatattctctgaaacgcctttggagacggcttatggtggagaaatgaacattcaatgcacgagcaacagatctggttgacattcttgctgtcagcatgccaattgcacgctccctcaatgcttgtggcatctgtggcattttgctgtgagacaaaactgcacattccagggtggccttttattgtgagcagtataaggtacacctgtgcactactcatgatgtcagatcagcatcttgatgtggcacacctgtgaggtgggatggattatctcagcaaagcagaagtgctcactatcacacatttagactgatttgtgaacaatgtttgagagaaatggtaatattgtgtatctggaatgaattttagatctttaagtccatctcatgaaaaatcagaaacaaaggtgttgcgtttatatttttgttgagtgtatatgggcagaacatgtactgtagacaGGAGGGTAAGATGAGATAGTATGTGAAAAAAGTAATATGAGTAACTAATTATTACTGCATTGTTTTGGAACTTACCATCACCCTCTGCCAGTGAAAacaacttgaacttgaaaacCGCTAAAACTTATATCTTACTCTTAATTAATCAACCATCATATCTCTCCACTGCACCATCAGAGATGACTCTGTACAGTGTCTCTAAACAGAACAAATCTGCTGTATTTATTCATGGCTTACTTGACTTTCTCCACGGCTGATTCTGTATCGATAAGGCCCAGGGTGCAGATAGTGATAGATACGTTGCTGTGCTTCATAACCAGCTCATGCTGGAGACTCCCGAAAAAACCATTCACGGCAAATTTGGTAGAAATATATGGCAGAGCAAACGGTGAACACATTTTACCTGCAAAGTTCAACAACATTTACATGACAGCTTCTTCAAAACAAACTTCTAAAAAGGATTTAAGAAGTTCTTTACTCACCAAGCAGGGAAGAAACAACCATTATTGATCCATTAGTCTTCTCCAGGGCTGGTAAAGCTTTCACAGTCATTTTTACATAACTCAGAAAATTCACCTTCACATAATACAAGTAAATGTGATAAACCTTAGACAGTATGATTAAttacatataaaaattattatatatgacagcacattatcattatttttttcattttttttttacacatcagGACAATAAGTTAATGCTCTGATTAAGATGTGTTAGAGCAAAAAGACAAAAGTCATGTCAAAGTGTTTTTCCTCTCTTAATAGCAACCTGTCAACGATTCAAAATTCCAAATTTATTATGGAATGACATATTTGTCATACTTTTAACTATTAATGgatacatttaatgttgtgggtTTGGAAGTAATATTGTATGGTGAAGGAGCTCATCTGCAAGTGAGTGTGTAGCGATTCACAATATGTAATGTGAAACAGTCAGAGATATTGAGAATCATGTAGCTGCTCCAATATGTTGCCTTACCTGCATGAGCCAGCGAATGTGATCCACATCACTATCCCACATGCTGTATGGACTCGCCCCTATGTGGTTAAGCACCATGTAGTCCAGCCCATTAAGCTGCTTTTCAGCAAACTCCACTACTCGTTCTGCATCAGCCATTTCAGCCATGTCTGCTGAAATATACGAAGCTTTCTGAGCTCCCAGATCCAGACACTTCTTTACAACCTGCAAACAAATTAGAAACATGTTTATACTGTGTCTTACAGAATTATTGGCAGCATTCGCAAAAATTAGCAGATTTTAGCTGATTAATTTCTAACTGATCCATTTCCAGCTGAATTTATAcaattttttggcattttgtttTCTATCCATTACCTGATTTGTAAAAGTCAGTAAACTATCAATTCCATTTGTCTTAGTTTCTTCTTATGGGAATATAATGAATGTACAAGAAAAAGTCACACACCTAATTTTTTCATTGGACTATTTAGTCCTAATCATATGAGTTCTTGTCACATTGTGAGCGTGGAAATGCTCTTGCTGTAAATGCATCTGGGATTCTTCTAGTCCAAACCGTTAATTTGTTGGTCATGTGACTTCCATAGGCGCTAGGCAGTGCAAtaaattcaaaagaacaaatgactcggactagaagactcatgaaaTGAACCGTTCAATTctatttcctgtgtaatgcacagCGTCTATAAGAGTCAAGTGACAAAAGAATAAGTTTTTTCGGACCAGAAGCTGTGAGCTGCTCAttttgtttatcataatatgtccttagctgcatttttatattttttattactggaactatatccaaaatttgtgtatgtagacgtggtgggggtctgtttattgaaaatgtaacattttattttatttctgatcaaaagaacgaaataaactaaatggcaaaaaaaaaagaagttcattttgatgaacaagattcaaagaaccgagtcattaaaatgatccaaacttcctaTCCCTAGCTGTTACCCCGTGGAGATCTGAACAGGCAGAGGTGCggccatctactgtatatacataaaatttgaatttgatatacGTGATTGCCAGGCAATGCCGCCACAAGGCAATCAGCCTGGACACGCCACACCTGGTGGCATATCtatttaagggtcctgatacctacACACTTCGTGCAATCATTTATGTAGCACTGGTAAGGTATCACGGCCAAAATgcaaagcaaagaaaagaaaagacaaagtgCGCAGAAGGTCCCAGCCGGCAAGAAAAAGTGAGAGCGGCACGCTATCCTTTTAAGCGTGCACTCTCAGGATATGTATAAagtgtaaaaagaaacacaaaagtctttcctataaatcctcggtaaaGGCATAGGCCCGAGAGgattttaagatttatttttaattacccGAGCCCCGTCCGGTCTTGCGCAGATGGCggtgctctgtttattttgtgttttctgttttcttttgagTTCCCTAATTAATAATTCCCCGCTATCTCCAATCGGGAAGGTTCTCCCACGCGTGTCATAAGCACTCTTACAAACTCCAATTACTGTACGTTGACCCCCTCCTATAAAGATTAATACATCTCGTAGTGCAATTTTTCAATCCGCACCACATAACAtatttatgatgcaacttcaagTTTTTAATTAATCTCTTGTCAtagttatttatgtatttttcccCATCCAATTtctcctgtaaaaaaaatatatatttcagcactttaataatgtgttagacCTGTCTTACTCTTAACCCAACTTAATTTGgtaatttcagtatttttttttactgaactaTACTTTACTAGTTGTTTTtcttgcttgatgcaggccaacaATGTGATCTCCTAAACGGAGtaacatctttttatttttatatatatatatttttttacaaccacaggatatttattttaaaatggttgtttaagaagCTACTTAGACTACTTAGGTTAGAAGGTACAGCATGTCTAAGACTAATACTGTTTTTACTATGTCACTGTGGAGCATTGTGTGTAGAATGATaagaaaaaaggcttgaaattgTCTGTGgtactatatatttatacccTATACAAATAGTAAGATCTTAATAATAACAAATGGTTCTTCTTATTATTCTTGTTATATTTTAGCAATGTCCTGCCCACTGACCTCTTTTAATACATGTTCTCTTCTTGCTGTGATGACAATCTGAGCACCCATGCGGGCGTAGTGGTATGCCACCTGTTCTCCAATGCCAGTACTAGCACCGGTCACTAGCACCCTCATGCCTTTCAGGGACTCTGGGGGCAGAACATAGACATACTGGTGTACTAATTCATATGCAAAAGTGACTTGTTTGACATAATATCGTTTGACAAATACCACAAGCTTAGCAAAATACCTTTAACTCTGCATGTTTTTGCTATAGGGTAACATGATTGATTTCTTTTAATTGTAAACAATTTCAGAAAACAGATTCACTGATTGGCTTTTTTATAAGGTGGACTTTAGATGTGCCTGTTACATACGTTGAATGATAATCTCTAAAATTTCTCCTTTTTCCCCCACAGTTTTTTGACAGGTTTCAAAATAAAACTCTATAAGTGTAGGTAAAGTACAGACTGTACACTTATAGAAGTGTGTGAGGGGAACAGACCGAGAACAGACTCCTCCGGTGTGAGTTGCAGTATATCTGttttcccgcctcgggtctgtgtgcgtggagtttgttCTCAGTGTTCTCCCGCGCGCGCGGTGGAGAAAAACGAGAAGTCCGTCATTGTGTGTGAAGTAAAGTGGCGCACAGTAATGGAGTCGTGCcgtgttttcttttaaaagttgCGCGATTTGTGTTACAAGAATTAacgtgcaagaaaaaaaaagaaacaacaaaccTACACTCACCTTCACTAAAAGTAGGGCCGCTCCACTGAAGCGCAATTAAAGCTGCGCTCAGAGCTCcgattaaaaagattttaactgAGAGCTTCATTGTAAAGAGCTGCAGTGGCGGTTATGAGCCCACGTCTGTCTGTATAAAGGAGACTACAAACCTCCTCCCTGATTACATAATTTACCACAAGCCAAAGTGTAAACTGCAGCCTACCTAAACTCCCAGCGGAAGCTCAAACGTCTTGtatatcaataatatttttcGAACCAATAATCGAATGTTTTACATCAACAACGCAAATTCGCTTTACTGCCATAACCATAATAAACAGTATTTCCAAAGGGAGATAATGTTTACATTAAAGGAACAAAAACAGCAGTGACCGTGGATTTATAAATatgaagataaaaaagaaagaaaccgtCCTTGTATGGACAGGAAAAGAAAGAGGACACAAATACAGGGGGATGTATAATTtacaatcaattaatcaaccGGTCAATcaatccatcaatcaatcacGCAAGCCTATTCTAtggatttatttgtattttttaaccaaAACTTGATCCTGACTAACACTCATTTTTCCTTTACCTTTtacaattttagattttttttttctgatgtatttttttgttttatctttctttGATTTAATTTGCTTTTGACATTTGGCACTTTTTTCAGGGGTGGGTTTAAGGCACTCACCGTAAATCTCTATTGGTCAACTGATTTTAAGATAGGAGGCGCTCTGAAAGGTAGCCACGTTAGACTGTTCTGGTCTGTTCCCCTTTATGTAGAAAATtaaccactagatggcgccgTTGATCTGCtccttttttactttctgttctgtatttttttttaaagaaacaaacacaggACAGTACCAGTCTAAAACACCAATACAATAACAGTGGAGTTTTTAACCATAGAGTACCATGGCTAAAACAATGTCATAAATGCCTTGAAGTGAGAAGTCAGATAAGCGTCTTAGAGTGCACAACAAAATGCACACAATGCACATAAACTGGACAAGAAAATGGGATCACTGTTCTTTAGTGGCCATCACAGTCACCTGTTCTGTACCTGTAAAACATTATTGGAATGTGACAGGACAAGAAATTCATAGTTTAAAAATGCGTCTGAAAAGCCGACAGGAATTctctaaaaaaatgtatgccCTGATTGAATACTGCATTGGAAATACtacaatatgaataaataaatagtcctaaccgttattattattattattattattattattattattatatgagttAAATGTACCGAGCTCATGCGTCCATGCTCAGGCaagttccacaaaaaaaaaaaaattaaaagtccaCTTCTGGTTGTCGATAGCCTTCCCTTGCAAATAAAGCTAGTTGTGATGCTAGCTAACTAGGTGTTGTACGAAATTGTTCTGCCATGcagatttattttacatacatttacacataCAAATATTAGGGTTCAGGTGTGGAGAAAATACATCTTAAGCATGttcttgaattacatttttaatccaGTCTGTGTATGTTAAGACAAAGACACACATCTTTTATACAGCTGCATATCACAACTTGCtgataatgtttttctttattaagtAAGAGTGTACATGACCCGGCCCCCTTTGCTTTGAGtgaagtacaaataaaatattctcccccccaaaaaaagtttaagcaaatatacaaataatatgtagtttttatttaactaGGATTAAACTTGTTACTTTCTCCTTAATGTTTGGTGTGAATTAGTGTCTCAGGctcaaactaaatatttttctcaCTCAAAGTATAAAGCACTACTAAGAACTATGTTTACACTCATCTTATTTCTGACTTCTTttgcatggaatttaattgcaaacTTATAAgcaagtaataaaaaatgtatagcaccatttgttgaattttaacatgaactcactcacttactcactcatcttctttaccgctttatcctgtattcagggtcgcgggggcccggagcctatcccaggagggcacgaggcagggtacaccctggacagggtgccaatccattgcagagcatacacacacacacacacacacacacacatttatgggcaattttggaaagccaattagcttaacctgcatatctttggactgtgggaggaaaccggagtatccggggaaaacccaccaagcatagggagattttccatttaaatttagaATTAGCATTGGGCCACCGCTGGAATACAACAACATTCTCATAATCTCAAGTTAAGCAATAGATGGGCAAAAGTCTTGTTTTAAAGGAAACTTTCATTCATCAGTTCCTTTATCCAGTCACTACattgtgaattaaaaaaaattggtcaGACACGTTGGGATGTTTACATTCTAATTTGGTAAAAGCCTTATGACACAATGTGAGACCTTTATACACTTGTATTGTGTATAAAGGTCTCACTGGTTGTAGGTGTATAAACACCACTGGTTTATACACCTACAACCAGTGGTGGCTCAacttttgtaaaaacaaaagtgtatttaagtatccttttttttttttttacatttaaattcacTTAGTATATAAAGCACATACTTTCAGCTTActtttaagacttaaaacatacTTTAATGCATGCATACTAAATAAGTTATTTTGGAACACTTTGGAACTCATAGTTAGTGTATTTAAAttctaataaatcatttttaaatatatcctaaatgcatttaattttatcactttttttgaGGCTGCAGGAAGTTCTTCTGCCAACAGATTGAATTTTTATGAGTAATAATGAAAGTGATAAGATCGAAGTTGTTGTACCATTGGTTTTCTTATCTAATTACTTCTGTAACAGTTCTGTATGCACTATAGCACCAAAACGCATTCCAGGCCAAAGAAAGGGTTTTAAGTACCATATAGAATTATTTATGTagcaacaaataaaagaaataaaaatatttgtcagTTAAAAAGCATGTTGTATAGTTTATGTACCCTATCAGGTATTTATCCCATCTGTATTCAGATATTAACTGTAACTGGTGTAAACCAGaattttatatttcacatttaaagTGTCCTTTAAGTAGACTTTCATTATGAACCATAGATTTACTGTAGgaatggtggcacagtggcttagtggttagcactgttgccttgcacctccaatatccaggttcaattcctgcctccaGTCtgcgtgcatgttctcccagtgcttcgtgggtttccttactccggtttcctcccacagtccaaagacatgcagattacgctaattggtgttcccaaattgcccaaattgcctacagtgtgtgaatgtgtgtttgtgtgtgccctgctatggattagcatcctgtccagggtgtaccctgccgcATGCCCTAAGTGTCCTGAGTTAGGTACCAGTGTGTGGGcaaaaattttactttaacttaggtttagtccaaagacatgaatcCTATAACAgtcagtaaaaatgtaaattattacatttttttgtttattattttgcataacAGGGTCTAACTGGAACAAACCACTGACAGCTGGTTATTATTGAATACTTTAAATGAGGCCATGAGctgtgtattatttttaattattatttaaacattaataaaaataaatccctcctatttttatctgtttagaATATTACTGTCTATTACTGACATTTCAATTATATTCAAATTCAGTTGCACTCTAGATCCATAATCAGaattttgaattattattattattatttagaaaattgTTCTCGAACAACAGTTTCAGATCACATGAACTTTGCTCCAAAGTCAGTTTGAACCCTTTTGTCCCCCTAATTAGCCTTACTAacaagttgttttaaaaaagggttGGCAAATACAGATGCATGGCAATAAATTCATTTCAAATATCACATGTGTATGAGATAtgtatattttaagtgtttcttttttcgaactgcttgctcacgcaccgttgggttGGTGAtgagcagttgcctaagcatttcactgcatatcgtactgtgtatgactgtgtatgtgacaaataattttttttttttaattttattttaatttgaataacacactcagaggacagtgctatccgctccctccgcgtgcacaagctcacagacgccccgaATGGCGTAGAGGCGtggattctctatggggtttagaTTGGGTGAGtctgctggccaatcaagcacagagGAACCATGTTCCTTAAACTATCAGTACTTTTAACAGTGTGGGTAGGTGCCAAGTTCTACTGAAcaatgaaatcagcatctccataaggCTGGTaagcagagggaagcatgaaTTGCTTAAAAACCTCCTGGTAGACAGTTGTGCTGACCTTGGACCTAATAAAACACATGggttggcatcctgtccagggtggacCAACACCAGTAGATAGCATGGCCACCACTGACTGTACAAATCTTATTGTGCCACTCCTCTCTTTCTCCAGATTCTGGGAccaaggcctggagcctaccccagaAGACTTgtggcacgaggtggggtacacactggacaagaTACCAATTTATTGCAAGGCTGggggcttcggccatgtttgtgtgtggagtgtgtatgacctgttgaatgtgatccggtttatgctaaggctaaattggatgtgaTTCTCGTGTGattgtgctgctcatgctatagatgctgtatgttaaaaatatactttcagccattgcattgggcagcaattaagctaaCTCGTCTTTCCAACATCCTTACCGGCGGTAAAACCGCTACAATATTAAAGGTAGAAATAAATGGTCAGTTTGAATTTGTTTGTGGCTAGCTAGTTGACTTATCTGATCATTCTTAAAATCTAGGTagaatttaaacattttctcaTGTATAACACTACTAACTAAAAGCTAAAGTAAGCAaagcaatgtaaaataattaGCTAGCTGAATTTACAGTTGTAGTTAGAaggtttatatacatttatcataaacataaatagcaGTATTGGGCTCACATTTTTTTTGAGCTAGCCTTTTTATGGGACAGAATGATGGTACATATTCATTTTtaactgaaaatgaaaataagttTGGTGCACAAATTTGAGTTCATTTTGTCTTAAGATGTCTTAAAAATCTGAGTCTAAAGGTCAAAATGTTTTGCCCTTCTGCTGCAATATCTAATCAGTAATGTTATAAGGATAATGGTGCGATAAGGCAGCACACCTCAGAACCATTTAAAGTCAGGTGTTAAAGGTGTAATGAGTTacagattttatatttactgtatgactgtatttaattttttcaaataAGAGACTAAAAAAACATGATACAAAGAGCTGCAGTAATCAGTTGGTCAGTGAATTGTTACATGATGTAATGAATCATACTATACATACAATACATTTACTCTCTGCCCACATAAAAACTGTAATACAGCATTTAGTTCAAACCCTTTTCCATTAGATAGTATGATATGGTAACTTTAGTATAAAAATGATCTGGCATTTTATAATTAACTCccttaataatgaaaataaccTGTAACATATAACACATGCTGACTCTTTATGTCTATATATTTcaaactacagtatacagtatttaccttatttattcatcttttcttCAGGAACAGTTTTTTCCTGGTCAGGATCACTGTGGATCCAGAGCCTATCCTTTTACTTAGGGGTAATTTagtatagtatactgtatgtgtagacCAGAGGTGTCAAATCAGGCTTTAAGCCTGGTGTTTATAGCAGGCTTTAAGCAGGGGCAGAGATTTTTCTTACACAGCcctaaagttatggaatagacttccaattaatgtttcaGCTAAAGACTGAGTCTTAGTGTTTAGGTATAGACTGAAACCTTCATTATTTCCTGGCTTCTGGTCTGAGCTCTTGTTGCTATGGCTTGTTGCTGAGGACGGCCCCATATGGTCTCCCTGTTCTCGTTATCACATTCACATTGTGTtacagaaaatgcaaactctcATAACCAGTTTCTCTTTTGTGTACTTAAGACAAAGAAATTGCTAATACAGAAAATTTATCAGCATCTGATTAATCAGAATCTTACACAGTGGCTATGAAATAAATGCTAACAATGCAGTATTTGATGG is part of the Clarias gariepinus isolate MV-2021 ecotype Netherlands chromosome 15, CGAR_prim_01v2, whole genome shotgun sequence genome and harbors:
- the hsd11b1la gene encoding hydroxysteroid 11-beta-dehydrogenase 1-like protein isoform X1, with protein sequence MKLSVKIFLIGALSAALIALQWSGPTFSEESLKGMRVLVTGASTGIGEQVAYHYARMGAQIVITARREHVLKEVVKKCLDLGAQKASYISADMAEMADAERVVEFAEKQLNGLDYMVLNHIGASPYSMWDSDVDHIRWLMQVNFLSYVKMTVKALPALEKTNGSIMVVSSLLGKMCSPFALPYISTKFAVNGFFGSLQHELVMKHSNVSITICTLGLIDTESAVEKVKGYIDVPAYPAHEAAYQIIKAGALRQSEAYYPWYTYYSTLFRDWFPYYRDQVIRAMYNYQA
- the hsd11b1la gene encoding hydroxysteroid 11-beta-dehydrogenase 1-like protein isoform X2: MKLSVKIFLIGALSAALIALQWSGPTFSEESLKGMRVLVTGASTGIGEQVAYHYARMGAQIVITARREHVLKEVVKKCLDLGAQKASYISADMAEMADAERVVEFAEKQLNGLDYMVLNHIGASPYSMWDSDVDHIRWLMQVNFLSYVKMTVKALPALEKTNGSIMVVSSLLGKMCSPFALPYISTKFAVNGFFGSLQHELVMKHSNVSITICTLGLIDTESAVEKVKGYIDVPAYPAHEAAYQIIKAGALRQSEAYYPWYTYYSTLFRDWFPYYRDQVIRAMYNYQA